The following are encoded together in the Daucus carota subsp. sativus chromosome 5, DH1 v3.0, whole genome shotgun sequence genome:
- the LOC135152840 gene encoding NAD(P)H-quinone oxidoreductase subunit 2 A, chloroplastic-like: protein CGYASMITYMLFYISMNLGTFACIVLFGLRTGTDNIRDYAGLYTKDPFLALSLALCLLSLGGLPPLAGFFGKLYLFWCGWQAGLYFLVLIGLLTGVVSIYYYLKIIKLLMTGRTQEITPHVRNYRRSPFRSNNSIELSMIVCVIASTIPGISMNPIIAIAQDTLF from the coding sequence TGTGGATATGCAAGCATGATAACTTATATGTTGTTCTATATCTCCATGAATCTGGGAACTTTTGCttgcattgtattatttggTCTACGTACCGGAACTGATAACATTCGAGATTATGCAGGATTATATACGAAAGATCCTTTTTTGGCTCTCTCTTTAGCCCTATGTCTCTTATCCCTAGGAGGTCTTCCTCCACTAGCAGGTTTTTTCGGAAAACTCTATTTATTCTGGTGTGGATGGCAGGCAGGCCTATATTTCTTGGTTTTAATAGGACTCCTTACAGGCGTTGTTTCTATCTACTATTATCTAAAAATAATCAAGTTATTAATGACTGGACGAACCCAAGAAATAACCCCTCACGTGCGAAATTATAGAAGATCTCCTTTCAGATCAAACAATTCCATCGAATTGAGTATGATTGTATGTGTGATAGCATCTACTATACCAGGAATATCAATGAACCCGATTATTGCAATTGCTCAGGATACCCTTTTTTAG
- the LOC108222973 gene encoding glutathione S-transferase L3: MATPDVLSARPVELDSTSQPPPLFDGTTRLYISYVCPFAQRVWIARNLKGLQAKIELVPINLQDRPTWYKEKVYAENKVPSLEHDNKVIGESLDLLNYLDNHFEGPALLPDDPAKREFAKELISYSDKWMSTVFNSFRGDPVKEAGGAFDYMETALHKFDDGPFFLGQLSQVDIAYAPHFERMHTFIEDVWKHNVLSGRPKLTAWFEELNKMDAYTVTKADRKEFIAIFKKRFLAPQ; the protein is encoded by the exons ATGGCCACTCC AGATGTGCTTAGTGCTCGCCCAGTGGAATTGGATTCTACTTCTCAACCACCTCCTCTCTTTGATGGTACCACCAG GTTGTATATCAGCTACGTATGCCCGTTTGCACAGCGTGTTTGGATCGCTAGGAATCTGAAG GGACTACAAGCCAAGATCGAATTAGTGCCTATTAACCTTCAAGACAGGCCTACCTGGTACAAGGAGAAAGTTTACGCAGAAAATAAG GTTCCATCACTGGAACATGACAACAAAGTTATTGGGGAGAGCCTGGACTTACTTAACTACTTAGACAATCACTTTGAAGGGCCTGCACTCTTACCAGAT GACCCTGCTAAAAGAGAGTTTGCTAAAGAGTTGATATCCTACTCAGACAAATGGATGTCAACGGTGTTTAATTCATTCAGGGGGGATCCTGTTAAAGAGGCTG GTGGTGCTTTTGATTACATGGAAACGGCTCTCCACAAATTTGATGATGGGCCCTTCTTTCTCGGCCAGCTCAGTCAg GTGGATATTGCCTATGCTCCACATTTTGAAAGGATGCATACCTTCATAGAAGATGTGTGGAAGCATAATGTTTTGTCAGGCAGACCTAAACTAACAGCATGGTTTGAG GAACTGAACAAAATGGACGCTTACACGGTAACAAAAGCTGATCGCAAAGAATTCATTGCAATCTTTAAGAAGCGCTTCTTG GCTCCGCAGTGA